From Microlunatus capsulatus, a single genomic window includes:
- the arsB gene encoding ACR3 family arsenite efflux transporter, with product MSADTSALVTGEQEATARLSTVDRFLPVWILAAMALGLVLGRTVPGLAGVLDAVAVGSVSLPIALGLLVMMYPVLAGVRYDETHRVLADRRLLVTSLVINWVLAPAFMFALAWVFLADLPEYRTGLVIVGLARCIAMVLIWNDLACGDREAAAVLVAINSVFQVVAFGALGWFYLQLLPSWLGLPTTSAEFSVWSITGSVLVFLGIPLLAGFLTRSLGERRLGREGYEARVLPRIGPWALYGLLFTIVVLFALQGDRIIAEPLDVARVALPLLVYFAVVFTASLLIGRALGMGYPRATTLAFTAAGNNFELAIAVAIATFGVTSGQALAGVVGPLVEVPALVGLVYLSLWAREHLFPEPAPAAEPTPVRGARP from the coding sequence GTGAGCGCCGACACGTCGGCGCTGGTGACGGGGGAGCAGGAGGCCACCGCCCGGCTCTCGACGGTCGACCGGTTCCTGCCCGTGTGGATCCTGGCCGCGATGGCCCTCGGGCTGGTGCTGGGTCGCACGGTCCCCGGCCTGGCCGGCGTCCTGGACGCCGTCGCGGTCGGCTCGGTCTCGCTGCCCATCGCCCTCGGCCTGCTGGTCATGATGTACCCGGTGCTGGCCGGGGTCCGCTACGACGAGACCCACCGCGTGCTGGCCGACCGCCGGCTGCTGGTCACCTCGCTGGTCATCAACTGGGTGCTCGCGCCGGCGTTCATGTTCGCCCTCGCGTGGGTCTTCCTCGCCGACCTGCCGGAGTACCGGACCGGGCTGGTCATCGTCGGCCTCGCCCGCTGCATCGCCATGGTGCTGATCTGGAACGACCTCGCCTGCGGCGACCGGGAAGCCGCCGCCGTCCTGGTCGCGATCAACTCCGTCTTCCAGGTCGTCGCGTTCGGCGCGCTGGGCTGGTTCTACCTGCAGCTGCTGCCGTCGTGGCTCGGCCTGCCCACCACCTCGGCGGAGTTCTCCGTCTGGTCGATCACCGGCAGCGTGCTGGTCTTCCTCGGCATCCCCCTGCTCGCCGGGTTCCTGACCCGCTCGCTCGGTGAGCGCCGACTCGGCCGCGAGGGCTACGAGGCCCGGGTGCTGCCGCGGATCGGCCCCTGGGCGCTGTACGGGCTGCTGTTCACCATCGTCGTGCTGTTCGCCCTGCAGGGTGACCGGATCATCGCCGAGCCGCTGGACGTCGCCCGCGTCGCGCTGCCGCTGCTGGTCTACTTCGCCGTCGTCTTCACCGCCAGCCTGCTGATCGGGCGGGCGCTGGGGATGGGGTACCCGCGCGCCACGACGCTGGCGTTCACCGCGGCCGGCAACAACTTCGAGCTGGCCATCGCCGTGGCCATCGCCACCTTCGGCGTCACCTCCGGCCAGGCCCTGGCCGGGGTCGTCGGCCCGCTGGTCGAGGTGCCCGCCCTCGTCGGGCTCGTCTACCTGAGCCTGTGGGCCCGCGAGCACCTGTTCCCCGAGCCCGCCCCGGCCGCCGAGCCGACCCCCGTCCGAGGAGCCCGTCCGTGA
- a CDS encoding ArsR/SmtB family transcription factor, with amino-acid sequence MSMSLVAADAPACCAPLAREPLSTEQAAQVAPRLKALADPVRLRLLSIVASHAGGEACVCDLVDCFALSQPTISHHLKVLHDAGLLQREKRGTWVYYRLRPAALADLAALIAPPSDPTATRSCG; translated from the coding sequence ATGTCGATGTCTCTCGTCGCCGCCGACGCCCCCGCCTGCTGCGCGCCGCTGGCGCGCGAGCCGCTCAGCACCGAGCAGGCCGCGCAGGTCGCGCCGCGGCTGAAGGCGCTCGCCGACCCGGTCCGGCTGCGGCTGCTCTCGATCGTGGCCTCGCACGCCGGCGGTGAGGCGTGCGTCTGCGACCTCGTCGACTGCTTCGCGCTGTCCCAGCCGACGATCAGCCACCACCTCAAGGTGCTGCACGACGCGGGCCTGCTGCAGCGCGAGAAGCGCGGCACCTGGGTGTACTACCGCCTCCGCCCCGCCGCGCTGGCCGACCTCGCCGCCCTGATCGCGCCGCCGTCCGACCCGACGGCGACGCGGAGCTGCGGGTGA
- a CDS encoding GAF and ANTAR domain-containing protein codes for MTEPTPALRPSSSEGLPLAAPLGVFAELGKLLHPTGDVAMTQVLQRIADLAATVLPELADVSVTLIERGEPRTVVFTGPLAPYLDERQYGRKFGPCLDAALTGSTITVHTADRDGDYPEFAAVAAGRGVTRVLAVGLPIPQTTIGALNLYSTASEAFTPESVQLAETFAGYAAVAVFNAVMYDAAVAESRNLHEALKTRAVIEQAKGILMGLRHCSAEQAFSLLTQASQHQNRKLHEIATEVVEHARAPQPGHAAAEGRLGGTLRSERN; via the coding sequence ATGACGGAGCCGACCCCCGCTCTCCGCCCCTCCTCGTCCGAGGGCCTCCCCCTGGCCGCCCCGCTGGGCGTCTTCGCCGAGCTCGGGAAGCTGCTGCACCCCACCGGTGACGTCGCCATGACGCAGGTGCTGCAGCGCATCGCCGACCTCGCCGCGACGGTGCTGCCCGAGCTGGCCGACGTCTCGGTCACGCTGATCGAGCGGGGCGAGCCCCGGACCGTCGTCTTCACCGGGCCGCTGGCCCCCTACCTCGACGAGCGGCAGTACGGGCGGAAGTTCGGGCCCTGCCTGGACGCGGCTCTCACCGGCAGCACCATCACCGTCCACACGGCCGACCGCGACGGGGACTACCCCGAGTTCGCCGCGGTCGCCGCCGGGCGCGGGGTCACGCGGGTGCTGGCGGTCGGACTGCCGATCCCGCAGACCACCATCGGCGCCCTCAACCTGTACTCGACGGCCTCGGAGGCCTTCACGCCCGAGTCCGTGCAGCTGGCCGAGACCTTCGCCGGGTACGCCGCCGTCGCCGTCTTCAACGCGGTCATGTACGACGCGGCGGTCGCCGAGTCCCGCAACCTGCACGAGGCCCTCAAGACCCGGGCCGTCATCGAGCAGGCCAAGGGCATCCTCATGGGGCTGCGGCACTGCAGCGCCGAGCAGGCCTTCAGCCTCCTCACCCAGGCCTCCCAGCACCAGAACCGCAAGCTGCACGAGATCGCGACGGAGGTCGTGGAGCACGCGCGCGCCCCGCAGCCCGGGCACGCAGCCGCCGAGGGGCGGCTCGGCGGGACCCTCCGGTCGGAGCGGAACTAG
- a CDS encoding ANTAR domain-containing protein has protein sequence MSDLSNRYVVAVLSTFQGGPVDPGVMPTVLSSAAVEVLGVDGAGLSLVDSLRVPLGASGEEVRVAERLQTTLGEGPCLSAVETAAPLLADTAAMVERWPLFARELMARTPFRSVVSLPLAWPDRRPFLALDLYLEDATPDPALVDDPVRGDVTTVVSTLLSGAQLTQLHVEDAYAQVPWLAGESVQSRMNVWSAVGMLMAASQLSQPEGLAVLRAHAFSQGTTLDDVAHRLTSHQLPVDEVLQADG, from the coding sequence ATGAGCGATCTGTCCAACCGGTACGTGGTGGCGGTGCTGTCGACGTTCCAGGGCGGCCCGGTCGACCCGGGCGTCATGCCCACGGTCCTGTCCAGCGCCGCGGTGGAAGTGCTCGGCGTGGACGGCGCCGGCCTGAGCCTCGTCGACTCGCTGCGCGTCCCGCTGGGCGCGAGCGGGGAGGAGGTGCGGGTGGCGGAGCGGTTGCAGACGACGCTGGGGGAGGGGCCGTGCCTGTCGGCGGTGGAGACGGCGGCCCCTCTGCTCGCCGACACGGCCGCGATGGTGGAGCGGTGGCCGCTCTTCGCCCGGGAGCTGATGGCCCGGACCCCGTTCCGCTCGGTCGTCTCGCTGCCCCTCGCCTGGCCGGACCGGCGGCCGTTCCTGGCCCTGGACCTGTACCTGGAGGACGCCACCCCCGACCCCGCGCTGGTCGACGACCCGGTCCGCGGCGACGTCACGACGGTGGTCAGCACCCTGCTGTCCGGGGCGCAGCTGACGCAGCTGCACGTCGAGGACGCCTACGCGCAGGTGCCGTGGCTGGCCGGTGAGTCGGTGCAGAGCCGGATGAACGTGTGGAGCGCCGTGGGGATGCTGATGGCGGCCAGCCAGCTCAGCCAGCCCGAGGGCCTGGCCGTGCTCCGGGCCCACGCCTTCAGCCAGGGCACCACGCTGGACGACGTCGCGCACCGGCTGACCAGCCACCAGCTGCCCGTCGACGAGGTCCTGCAGGCCGACGGGTGA
- a CDS encoding multidrug effflux MFS transporter, which yields MDDEAGVRLPGRRPLDARPGGPTARDQDRARLTSALVATVVLLTAIAPLATDLYVPAFPRVAAELGGTATQVQLTLTTFFVGMALGQLVGGPVSDQRGRRRPLLAALLVTALASAACAVTPTIALMTAARLVQGFAGGWAMVIGRAVVVDLATGAQLVRVLNVIAGVGGIAPVVGPLLGAVILQLSGWRVSFWVVAALALVMAACVLAAVPETLPPARRHSGGLRAFVRAGREVLRNRRYVGYLVVSGAAMAALFAYVATSAFVLQSMNGLSPIGYAVDFAANAGGMTVAALVAARLAGRVATRAVVLVGQLAALASGVALLVGALWFGTPLPLVVVCFFVLMSAQGLIGGNAGALASAQVPEHPGTGSALLGFVQWVAAGTVAPLAGLGGDRTAVPLAALVIAGAALSLVGLLVLARDRTGLRAWSG from the coding sequence GTGGACGACGAGGCCGGGGTCCGGCTCCCCGGGCGCCGGCCCCTGGACGCCCGGCCGGGCGGCCCGACGGCGCGCGACCAGGACCGGGCCCGGCTGACGTCCGCCCTGGTGGCGACGGTGGTGCTGCTCACCGCCATCGCCCCGCTGGCCACCGACCTCTACGTCCCCGCCTTCCCGCGGGTCGCCGCCGAGCTGGGTGGGACGGCGACCCAGGTCCAGCTGACCCTCACGACCTTCTTCGTCGGCATGGCGCTCGGCCAGCTGGTCGGCGGCCCGGTCTCGGACCAGCGGGGACGGCGGCGCCCCCTGCTCGCCGCCCTGCTCGTCACCGCCCTGGCGTCGGCCGCCTGCGCGGTCACCCCGACGATCGCGCTGATGACGGCGGCCCGCCTGGTCCAGGGCTTCGCCGGCGGCTGGGCGATGGTGATCGGCCGCGCCGTCGTCGTGGACCTGGCCACCGGCGCGCAGCTGGTACGGGTGCTGAACGTGATCGCCGGCGTCGGCGGCATCGCGCCGGTCGTCGGGCCGCTCCTCGGCGCCGTCATCCTCCAGCTGTCCGGCTGGCGCGTCTCCTTCTGGGTGGTCGCGGCGCTGGCCCTCGTGATGGCGGCCTGCGTGCTCGCCGCGGTCCCGGAGACCCTGCCGCCCGCCCGCCGGCACAGCGGCGGGCTGCGGGCCTTCGTCCGCGCCGGCCGGGAGGTGCTCCGCAACCGCCGCTACGTCGGCTACCTCGTGGTCAGCGGGGCCGCGATGGCGGCGCTGTTCGCCTACGTCGCCACCTCGGCGTTCGTGCTGCAGTCGATGAACGGCCTGTCGCCGATCGGCTACGCCGTCGACTTCGCCGCCAACGCCGGCGGGATGACGGTCGCGGCGCTCGTCGCCGCCCGGCTGGCCGGTCGGGTCGCGACCCGGGCGGTCGTCCTCGTCGGCCAGCTCGCCGCGCTCGCCTCCGGCGTCGCCCTGCTCGTCGGCGCGCTCTGGTTCGGCACCCCGCTCCCGCTGGTGGTCGTCTGCTTCTTCGTGCTGATGAGCGCCCAGGGCCTCATCGGCGGCAACGCGGGAGCGCTCGCCTCCGCCCAGGTCCCCGAGCACCCCGGGACCGGCTCCGCGCTCCTCGGCTTCGTCCAGTGGGTGGCCGCAGGGACCGTCGCCCCGCTCGCCGGCCTCGGCGGGGACCGGACCGCCGTCCCGCTGGCCGCCCTGGTCATCGCCGGGGCCGCCCTCTCGCTGGTGGGACTGCTCGTGCTCGCCCGCGACCGGACCGGGCTCAGGGCCTGGTCTGGTTGA
- a CDS encoding DUF1330 domain-containing protein: MTAYWISTYREILDQDKVDAYARLARPALEAAGGTFVARGLPEQTYEAGEVTRTVLVVFPSVEAARAAHDSPAYQEALAALDGGARRDMRVIAAL, from the coding sequence ATGACTGCCTACTGGATCAGCACGTACCGGGAGATCCTCGACCAGGACAAGGTCGACGCCTACGCCCGGCTGGCCCGCCCCGCGCTCGAGGCGGCGGGCGGCACCTTCGTGGCGCGCGGGCTGCCCGAGCAGACCTACGAGGCGGGTGAGGTCACCCGCACGGTGCTCGTCGTGTTCCCGTCCGTCGAGGCCGCCCGGGCCGCGCACGACAGCCCCGCCTACCAGGAGGCGCTGGCCGCCCTCGACGGCGGCGCCCGGCGCGACATGAGGGTCATCGCCGCGCTCTGA
- a CDS encoding rhodanese-like domain-containing protein — protein MGIEETLAASRQGVRRLTPVEARDAAEAGALLVDTRTDVQRAEQGELPGALVIDRTVLEWRLDPASESRIPEAVGHDLLVVVLCRQGYSSSLAAASLRGIGLHRATDVVGGVEAWLAAGLPVHEGSADVRR, from the coding sequence ATGGGGATCGAGGAGACGCTGGCGGCGTCGCGGCAGGGGGTCCGACGCCTCACCCCGGTCGAGGCGCGGGACGCCGCGGAGGCCGGGGCACTGCTGGTCGACACGCGCACCGACGTCCAGCGCGCCGAGCAGGGTGAGCTGCCGGGTGCCCTGGTGATCGACCGGACCGTGCTGGAGTGGCGCCTGGACCCGGCGTCGGAGAGCCGCATCCCGGAGGCGGTGGGCCACGACCTCCTCGTCGTGGTCCTCTGCCGGCAGGGCTACAGCTCCAGCCTCGCCGCCGCCTCGCTGCGCGGCATCGGCCTGCACCGCGCCACCGACGTCGTCGGCGGGGTCGAGGCCTGGCTCGCCGCCGGCCTGCCGGTGCACGAGGGGTCGGCGGACGTCCGCCGCTGA
- a CDS encoding MarR family winged helix-turn-helix transcriptional regulator — translation MVQEQDRTEEAVRGLRALILAGEQYRQVLSEHVGLGVTETQALSYLTVHGDQGQNELAAGLGLSSGASTGLVDRLERSGVAERYPHPHDRRRTLVRLTSRGHEVIRLSHQWLSAGFRSIDPVDHQVLAANLRSISEDLSTRTGEVAARGPASSDEPG, via the coding sequence GTGGTTCAGGAGCAGGACCGGACGGAAGAGGCGGTCCGCGGGCTGCGCGCGCTGATCCTCGCCGGTGAGCAGTACCGCCAGGTGCTGTCCGAGCACGTCGGGCTGGGGGTGACCGAGACCCAGGCCCTGAGCTACCTGACCGTGCACGGGGACCAGGGTCAGAACGAGCTCGCGGCGGGGCTCGGGCTCAGCAGCGGCGCCTCGACGGGCCTGGTCGACCGGCTCGAGCGGTCGGGGGTCGCCGAGCGCTACCCCCACCCGCACGACCGGCGGCGCACGCTGGTCCGGCTCACGTCCCGCGGGCACGAGGTGATCCGGCTGAGCCACCAGTGGCTGTCCGCCGGTTTCCGCTCGATCGACCCCGTGGACCACCAGGTGCTGGCGGCGAACCTGCGCTCGATCTCCGAGGACCTGTCGACCCGGACGGGAGAGGTCGCCGCCCGGGGTCCGGCCTCCTCCGACGAGCCCGGCTGA
- a CDS encoding cobalamin B12-binding domain-containing protein (Presence of a B(12) (cobalamin)-binding domain implies dependence on cobalamin itself, in one of its several forms, or in some unusual lineages, dependence on a cobalamin-like analog.), with translation MLATGLSTTAERALVACSALDGHAVEAVLDACSRQAGPEAAVTEVLVPVLREVARCVAAAELTTVHQQLFTGAAQRWLRHARRAAPPPTVPAPVLLACALTEHHAVELASLELLLRHRGLPVTDLGANTPSSDLLAAIRRLRPAAVVVSCHLPRSRPHAVGALRLARSQGVSTFAHGAGFSAPEEGDRDPLDHLDPDPGVAADAITRAVVHQRSGPSLLLPPTEVVPRPGTDREAAPARPAPDLCPCPR, from the coding sequence ATGCTGGCAACCGGTCTGAGCACGACGGCCGAGCGGGCCCTGGTGGCGTGCTCGGCCCTGGACGGCCACGCGGTCGAGGCCGTCCTCGACGCGTGCTCCCGTCAGGCCGGCCCGGAGGCCGCGGTGACCGAGGTGCTCGTCCCCGTGCTGCGCGAGGTCGCGCGCTGCGTCGCCGCCGCCGAGCTCACCACCGTCCACCAGCAGCTGTTCACCGGGGCGGCGCAGCGCTGGCTGCGGCACGCCCGACGAGCCGCTCCCCCACCCACCGTTCCCGCCCCCGTGCTGCTCGCCTGCGCGCTGACCGAGCACCACGCCGTCGAGCTGGCGTCGCTGGAGCTCCTGCTCCGGCACCGCGGTCTCCCGGTGACCGACCTCGGGGCCAACACCCCGTCCTCGGACCTCCTCGCCGCCATCCGACGGCTCCGGCCCGCAGCCGTCGTGGTCTCGTGCCACCTGCCCCGTTCGCGTCCCCACGCGGTGGGCGCGCTGCGGCTCGCCCGGAGCCAGGGGGTGAGCACCTTCGCCCACGGCGCCGGGTTCAGCGCACCGGAGGAGGGCGACCGCGACCCGCTCGACCACCTCGACCCCGACCCGGGGGTGGCGGCGGACGCGATCACCCGGGCCGTCGTGCACCAGCGGTCGGGGCCATCCCTGCTGCTGCCCCCGACCGAGGTCGTACCCCGGCCCGGCACCGACCGCGAGGCCGCACCGGCGCGGCCGGCTCCGGACCTGTGCCCGTGCCCGCGCTAG
- a CDS encoding pyridoxamine 5'-phosphate oxidase family protein: MPALGRNPGADATAPEHGLPEDRCLALLRRHSIGRVLSATTDGLAVVPVNYRFDGDRLVLSAPPGLEELAAASGPVTFEVDQHEEGLPWSWVVVVQGTLRVLDADDVDASHFDPPLAAWSADGGSPYLELVARSWTGRELSRHHQLIPGADGC, from the coding sequence GTGCCCGCGCTAGGGAGGAACCCCGGGGCCGACGCCACCGCCCCCGAGCACGGCCTGCCGGAGGACCGCTGCCTCGCGCTCCTGAGGCGGCACAGCATCGGACGCGTGCTGTCGGCCACGACGGACGGGCTGGCGGTCGTGCCCGTCAACTACCGGTTCGACGGTGACCGGCTGGTGCTCAGCGCTCCCCCGGGCCTCGAGGAGCTGGCGGCCGCGTCCGGCCCCGTCACCTTCGAGGTGGACCAGCACGAGGAAGGTCTGCCCTGGTCGTGGGTCGTGGTCGTGCAGGGGACGCTCCGCGTGCTCGACGCCGACGACGTGGACGCGTCGCACTTCGACCCCCCGCTCGCCGCCTGGTCGGCCGACGGCGGGAGCCCGTACCTGGAGCTCGTCGCCCGCAGCTGGACCGGCCGCGAGCTGAGCCGCCACCACCAGCTCATCCCCGGGGCCGACGGCTGCTGA
- a CDS encoding ABC transporter transmembrane domain-containing protein, with product MPRPTAVPRDPARTDVVDHAALPGPGGRRSLIPAPDARAWTLKVALSQRPWSFVASIAMAASFVCNGLTPVVIGHAVDEAVATSALDRLGFWVLVLAGLYLVAVGVGWVARFMLVRSQQLVSHDLRTLVTDRIQDPRGFAGRERTAGGLLSIASSDTTRVGEIVMMTVMPVAEAASITYGAAVMYSIDPWLSLATLVGGPALVLVALRVGRPLQVRSVERQQAVAQAAATAVDVVQGLRILKGLGAITTVRGRYEAVSGTAYVRTVAANAAEARLNGATEAAGALFVSGLGIAAGVLALDGRVTIGQLITVVGLTQFLITPMTMLGRNLASRWASAEASGQRIREVLAAGFERTDEPDAARSARTVDALPVGVTVVRGADHALVSRLEALPRTRVVVAPHAADLFDGSVADNVHPDRAVAERALAVACCDDIPEGPDKRVGEGGRMLSGGQRQRVALARAVAVDPEVLVLQDPTTAVDSVTEQDIAEQVARRRAGRTTLVVSEAPAWHAVADHHRSLADLLDGDVRRAGEGAR from the coding sequence ATGCCCCGCCCCACCGCCGTGCCCCGCGACCCGGCGCGGACGGACGTCGTCGACCACGCCGCGCTGCCCGGACCCGGCGGCCGGAGGTCGCTGATCCCCGCCCCGGACGCCCGGGCGTGGACGCTGAAGGTCGCGCTGTCCCAGCGTCCGTGGAGCTTCGTCGCCTCGATCGCCATGGCGGCGTCCTTCGTGTGCAACGGCCTGACGCCGGTGGTCATCGGCCACGCCGTCGACGAGGCGGTCGCCACCTCGGCGCTGGACCGGCTGGGGTTCTGGGTCCTGGTGCTGGCGGGGCTCTACCTCGTCGCGGTCGGCGTCGGCTGGGTCGCCCGCTTCATGCTGGTCCGCAGCCAGCAGCTGGTCAGCCACGACCTGCGCACCCTGGTGACCGACCGCATCCAGGACCCGCGGGGCTTCGCGGGCCGGGAGCGCACCGCCGGCGGCCTGCTCTCGATCGCCTCGTCCGACACCACGCGCGTCGGCGAGATCGTCATGATGACGGTGATGCCGGTCGCCGAGGCGGCCTCGATCACCTACGGCGCGGCCGTCATGTACTCCATCGACCCCTGGCTCAGCCTCGCCACGCTGGTCGGCGGGCCGGCGCTGGTCCTCGTGGCGCTGCGGGTCGGCCGCCCGCTGCAGGTCCGCTCGGTCGAGCGGCAGCAGGCCGTCGCGCAGGCCGCCGCCACCGCGGTCGACGTGGTCCAGGGGCTGCGCATCCTCAAGGGCCTGGGCGCCATCACGACCGTCCGCGGCCGGTACGAGGCGGTCTCGGGGACCGCCTACGTCAGGACCGTCGCGGCCAACGCGGCGGAGGCGCGGCTCAACGGCGCCACCGAGGCGGCCGGGGCGCTCTTCGTCTCCGGCCTCGGCATCGCCGCCGGCGTGCTGGCCCTCGACGGCCGGGTCACCATCGGCCAGCTCATCACCGTCGTGGGTCTGACCCAGTTCCTCATCACCCCGATGACGATGCTGGGCCGCAACCTCGCGTCGCGCTGGGCGTCGGCGGAGGCCTCGGGCCAGCGGATCCGAGAGGTGCTCGCCGCCGGCTTCGAGCGGACCGACGAGCCGGACGCCGCCCGCAGCGCCCGGACCGTCGACGCCCTGCCCGTCGGGGTCACCGTCGTCCGGGGGGCGGACCACGCCCTGGTCTCCCGCCTGGAGGCGCTGCCCCGGACGCGGGTCGTGGTCGCCCCGCACGCCGCCGACCTGTTCGACGGCAGCGTCGCCGACAACGTGCACCCCGACCGGGCCGTCGCCGAGCGGGCCCTCGCCGTCGCCTGCTGCGACGACATCCCCGAGGGCCCCGACAAGCGCGTCGGCGAGGGCGGGCGGATGCTCTCGGGCGGTCAGCGCCAGCGGGTCGCGCTGGCCCGCGCCGTCGCCGTCGACCCCGAGGTGCTGGTCCTGCAGGACCCGACCACCGCGGTCGACTCGGTGACCGAGCAGGACATCGCCGAGCAGGTGGCGCGGCGACGGGCCGGTCGGACCACCCTCGTGGTCAGCGAGGCGCCCGCCTGGCACGCCGTGGCGGACCACCACCGGAGCCTGGCGGACCTGCTCGACGGCGACGTCCGGCGGGCCGGGGAGGGCGCCCGGTGA
- a CDS encoding ABC transporter ATP-binding protein: protein MSGSTTGAAARAGTGPGARFPLATLRQVRREVARQVLLVRGARWSFLLAVVLLGLGAYATVLVPQLMGQVVDLVTDGAAARSMGRIGAELVALALVGAAMSAGGFYLVSRLSERVIANLRQDMVSTALGLPLHQVEDAGTGDLVSRSTDDVAELSAAVTETLPTLSTSLFSVVATVVALTTLDWRFLVIPVVVAPVYHVAARTYLARAPQRYAEERAAMAERARRVLEAIRGRATVRAFSMEDRMHTEIERASWSVVRLGIRARTTMLVLNTWMLVIEFLMLALALVVGYHLVATGELTVGAVTGAVLMIIRMRGPLNMLMRVLDVVQSGYASLARVVGVITDPPVPVPDSGADAPRGHVELRDVSFSYGGGWAVRHVDLAVAPGETVAVVGASGAGKTTVAALVAGLRVPDAGEVLVDGYPVSRLSDRERIARIATISQEVHVFSGTLRQDLTLAAPEATDAELLAALDRVHAAAWFDRLPSGLDTVVGARGLQLEPVAAQQLALARILLLDPAVVVMDEATAEAGSAGAGALEAAADEVTRGRSALVVAHRLDQASRADTVLVMDGGAVVERGTHEQLLALRGTYHRLWSAWSVGRQERDADAS, encoded by the coding sequence GTGAGCGGCTCGACCACGGGCGCGGCCGCTCGCGCCGGGACGGGCCCGGGCGCGCGCTTCCCGCTCGCCACCCTGCGCCAGGTGCGGCGCGAGGTGGCGCGGCAGGTGCTCCTGGTCCGCGGGGCGCGCTGGTCGTTCCTGCTGGCCGTGGTGCTGCTCGGCCTCGGGGCGTACGCGACCGTGCTGGTCCCCCAGCTGATGGGGCAGGTCGTCGACCTCGTGACGGACGGCGCGGCCGCCCGGTCGATGGGGCGGATCGGCGCCGAGCTCGTGGCGCTCGCCCTCGTCGGCGCGGCGATGAGCGCCGGCGGCTTCTACCTGGTGTCGCGGCTGTCCGAGCGCGTGATCGCCAACCTCCGCCAGGACATGGTCTCGACCGCCCTCGGGCTCCCCCTGCACCAGGTCGAGGACGCGGGGACCGGCGACCTCGTCAGCCGGTCCACCGACGACGTCGCCGAGCTCTCCGCCGCCGTCACCGAGACCCTGCCCACCCTGTCGACCTCGCTGTTCTCCGTCGTCGCCACGGTGGTCGCGCTGACGACGCTGGACTGGCGCTTCCTCGTCATCCCCGTCGTCGTCGCGCCGGTGTACCACGTCGCCGCGCGGACCTACCTCGCCCGCGCTCCGCAGCGCTACGCCGAGGAGCGCGCCGCGATGGCCGAGCGCGCGCGCCGGGTGCTCGAGGCCATCCGCGGGCGGGCGACGGTGCGGGCGTTCTCGATGGAGGACCGGATGCACACCGAGATCGAGCGCGCGTCGTGGAGCGTCGTCCGGCTGGGCATCCGCGCCCGCACCACCATGCTGGTGCTCAACACCTGGATGCTCGTGATCGAGTTCCTCATGCTCGCCCTGGCCCTCGTGGTCGGCTACCACCTCGTGGCCACCGGCGAGCTCACGGTGGGTGCGGTGACCGGCGCGGTGCTGATGATCATCCGGATGCGGGGACCGCTGAACATGCTCATGCGGGTCCTCGACGTCGTGCAGTCCGGCTACGCCTCGCTGGCCCGGGTGGTGGGGGTCATCACCGACCCGCCGGTCCCGGTGCCCGACAGCGGGGCCGACGCGCCGCGCGGGCACGTCGAGCTGCGCGACGTCAGCTTCAGCTACGGCGGGGGCTGGGCCGTCCGGCACGTCGACCTCGCCGTCGCCCCGGGCGAGACCGTCGCCGTCGTCGGCGCGTCCGGGGCCGGCAAGACCACCGTGGCCGCGCTGGTGGCCGGCCTGCGGGTGCCCGACGCCGGCGAGGTGCTCGTCGACGGGTACCCGGTGTCCCGCCTCTCGGACCGCGAGCGCATCGCCCGGATCGCCACCATCAGCCAGGAGGTGCACGTCTTCTCCGGGACCCTGCGCCAGGACCTGACGCTGGCCGCGCCCGAGGCCACCGACGCCGAGCTCCTCGCCGCGCTGGACCGCGTCCACGCCGCCGCGTGGTTCGACCGGCTGCCGTCGGGTCTGGACACCGTGGTCGGTGCCCGCGGCCTCCAGCTGGAGCCCGTCGCCGCGCAGCAGCTGGCGCTAGCCCGCATCCTGCTGCTGGACCCGGCCGTCGTCGTGATGGACGAGGCCACCGCCGAGGCGGGCTCGGCCGGGGCCGGCGCGCTGGAGGCGGCGGCCGACGAGGTGACCCGCGGCCGGTCCGCCCTCGTCGTGGCGCACCGGCTCGACCAGGCCTCCCGCGCCGACACCGTCCTCGTGATGGACGGCGGCGCGGTGGTGGAGCGCGGGACCCACGAGCAGCTGCTCGCCCTCCGCGGCACCTACCACCGGCTCTGGTCGGCCTGGTCCGTCGGCCGTCAGGAGCGCGACGCCGACGCGTCCTGA